One window of Prochlorococcus marinus XMU1405 genomic DNA carries:
- the lepA gene encoding translation elongation factor 4: MTDISVSKIRNFCIIAHIDHGKSTLADRLLQDTGTVQQRDMQEQFLDSMDLERERGITIKLQAARMKYKADDSQEYVLNLIDTPGHVDFSYEVSRSLQACEGALLVVDASQGVEAQTLANVYLALENNLEIIPVLNKVDLPGADAEKIKQEIEEIIGLDTSNAINCSAKTGVGIKDILEAIVRRVPPPQDEIKLPTKALIFDSYYDPYRGVIVYFRVISGSLNKREKILLMASKKNYELDEIGIMAPDQQQVDELHAGEVGYLAASIKSVADARVGDTITLLNSPANDPLPGYKTANPMVFCGLFPTDADQFPDLRVSLEKLQLSDAALKYEPETSSAMGFGFRCGFLGLLHMEIVQERLEREYDLDLIVTAPSVIYKVNLNQQEHIFIDNPSTIPDPQLRESIEEPYVKMEIYAPNEFNGTLMGLCQERRGVFIDMKYITTDRVTLIYEIPLAEVVTDFFDQMKSRTQGYASMEYHLIGYRKNDLVRLDVLINSERADPLTSIVHKDKAYGIGRSLVEKLKELIPKQQFKIPIQASIGSRIIASESISALRKDVLSKCYGGDISRKKKLLKKQAKGKKRMKAMGKVEVPQEAFMAVLKLNQ; encoded by the coding sequence ATGACTGATATATCGGTTTCAAAAATTAGAAATTTCTGCATAATCGCTCATATTGACCATGGCAAATCTACCCTTGCTGACAGGTTGCTCCAAGATACTGGTACTGTGCAGCAAAGGGATATGCAAGAACAATTTTTGGACAGTATGGATCTTGAAAGAGAGAGAGGAATTACTATCAAGTTACAGGCCGCTAGGATGAAATATAAAGCTGACGATTCTCAAGAATATGTTTTGAACTTAATAGATACTCCAGGGCATGTTGATTTCTCTTATGAGGTTAGTAGATCTCTTCAAGCTTGTGAAGGCGCTTTACTCGTTGTTGATGCAAGTCAAGGCGTAGAAGCTCAAACCTTAGCTAATGTTTATCTTGCCTTAGAAAATAATCTTGAAATTATTCCTGTCTTAAATAAAGTTGATTTACCAGGTGCTGATGCTGAAAAAATAAAACAAGAAATAGAGGAAATTATTGGACTTGATACATCTAATGCAATAAATTGTTCAGCAAAAACTGGAGTTGGTATTAAAGATATTTTGGAAGCAATCGTAAGAAGAGTACCTCCTCCTCAAGATGAAATTAAACTACCTACAAAGGCACTCATTTTTGATTCTTATTATGATCCGTACAGGGGAGTTATTGTTTATTTCAGGGTGATATCTGGGTCTCTTAATAAGAGAGAAAAGATATTATTAATGGCGAGTAAAAAAAATTATGAACTGGATGAGATAGGAATAATGGCCCCTGATCAGCAGCAAGTTGATGAATTACATGCAGGAGAAGTTGGTTATTTAGCTGCGTCTATAAAATCAGTTGCTGATGCGAGAGTAGGAGATACGATTACTCTTTTAAATTCACCTGCAAATGATCCTTTGCCTGGTTATAAGACTGCAAATCCAATGGTTTTTTGTGGCTTATTCCCGACTGATGCCGATCAATTCCCAGATTTAAGAGTATCTCTTGAAAAATTACAATTATCTGATGCAGCTTTAAAATATGAGCCCGAAACTAGTAGCGCAATGGGCTTCGGATTTAGGTGCGGATTCCTAGGACTTCTTCATATGGAGATTGTTCAAGAAAGATTAGAAAGAGAATATGACTTGGATCTAATCGTAACGGCACCATCAGTTATTTATAAAGTTAATTTAAATCAGCAGGAACATATTTTTATTGATAATCCTTCTACAATTCCTGATCCACAACTTAGAGAATCAATAGAAGAGCCTTATGTGAAAATGGAAATTTATGCTCCCAATGAATTTAATGGAACATTAATGGGTTTATGTCAGGAAAGAAGGGGAGTATTTATAGATATGAAATACATAACAACAGATCGAGTTACCTTGATTTATGAAATTCCATTAGCAGAAGTTGTTACAGATTTCTTTGATCAAATGAAAAGTAGAACCCAAGGTTATGCATCAATGGAATATCATTTGATTGGCTATAGAAAGAATGACCTTGTTAGATTAGATGTCCTAATAAATTCAGAAAGAGCAGATCCTTTAACTTCTATTGTTCATAAAGATAAAGCTTATGGAATTGGCAGAAGTTTAGTTGAGAAATTAAAAGAACTTATTCCAAAACAACAATTTAAAATACCTATCCAAGCATCAATCGGTAGCAGGATTATTGCAAGTGAAAGTATAAGTGCTTTGAGAAAAGATGTTTTATCTAAATGTTATGGAGGAGATATATCTAGGAAAAAGAAACTTTTAAAGAAACAGGCCAAAGGTAAAAAGAGGATGAAGGCAATGGGTAAGGTTGAAGTCCCCCAAGAAGCTTTTATGGCAGTCCTGAAATTAAATCAGTAA
- a CDS encoding ABC transporter permease translates to MKFLDANNFFGYSFSTLSNDIFAPPSLNHFCGTDRLGRDVCLRTLQGSSLAIEVVFLAILFSLSLGLPLGLLSGYFGGFFDKCLSLIMDTIFSIPVILLSVVVAFVLGKGILNAALALCIVYSPQYFRLIRNQTILVKSETYVEAAQVTGADVKTIIFKYILPNVITPLPILITLNAADAVLVLGSLGFLGLGVPADVPEWGSDLNLALAALPTGIWWTALFPGLAMFFLVLGLSFIGEDLEEIFDSQNSE, encoded by the coding sequence ATGAAATTTTTAGATGCCAATAATTTTTTTGGCTATTCATTTTCAACGTTAAGCAATGATATCTTTGCCCCTCCTTCTCTTAATCATTTTTGTGGCACAGATAGATTAGGAAGAGATGTTTGCTTAAGAACTTTGCAAGGATCATCATTAGCGATAGAAGTTGTATTCTTAGCTATTCTTTTTTCATTAAGTTTGGGTTTGCCATTGGGATTATTAAGTGGATATTTTGGTGGTTTTTTTGATAAATGCTTATCACTAATAATGGATACTATTTTTTCAATACCTGTAATTTTGCTTTCAGTTGTTGTGGCTTTTGTATTGGGTAAGGGCATCCTTAACGCTGCTTTGGCATTGTGTATTGTTTACTCTCCTCAATATTTTAGATTAATCAGAAATCAGACAATATTGGTTAAATCCGAAACTTATGTGGAGGCAGCTCAAGTTACAGGAGCTGATGTTAAAACAATTATTTTTAAATATATTCTCCCAAATGTAATAACACCTTTGCCTATTCTGATTACCCTAAATGCTGCGGATGCAGTTTTGGTATTAGGAAGTTTAGGATTTTTAGGCCTTGGTGTTCCTGCAGATGTCCCAGAGTGGGGAAGTGATTTAAATCTTGCTCTTGCCGCTTTACCTACAGGTATATGGTGGACGGCTTTGTTCCCAGGTTTGGCAATGTTTTTTTTAGTTTTAGGTCTTTCTTTTATAGGAGAGGATCTTGAAGAAATTTTTGATAGTCAAAATTCTGAATAA
- the trmH gene encoding tRNA (guanosine(18)-2'-O)-methyltransferase TrmH, translating to MSILPRRFERIKSVLDCRMKNLTVLVEDVNKPHNLSAILRTCDAAGVFEANFISKTNAVKTFNSTAQGSQKWVKLNNHENTISAISDLKNKGFKLYGTTLNNESVDYRNFDYSQNTCFVLGAEKWGLSNELISMVDQSIFIPMRGMVQSLNVSVAASILLFEAIRQRKNKGILPANGEGLNMDEYQKTLFEWCYPELAAMYKKSAKEYPKLNNQGELYPIKDN from the coding sequence ATGTCAATTTTGCCAAGAAGATTTGAACGAATCAAAAGTGTTTTAGATTGCAGAATGAAAAACTTGACTGTTTTAGTTGAGGATGTCAATAAACCACATAATTTATCTGCGATATTAAGGACATGTGATGCAGCAGGTGTTTTCGAAGCAAATTTTATTAGCAAAACGAATGCCGTTAAGACTTTTAATAGTACTGCTCAAGGAAGTCAAAAATGGGTAAAACTAAATAATCATGAAAACACTATTTCAGCAATATCTGATTTAAAGAATAAGGGTTTTAAATTATATGGAACGACTCTTAATAATGAATCAGTAGATTATAGAAATTTTGATTATTCTCAAAATACATGTTTTGTTTTAGGAGCCGAAAAATGGGGACTAAGTAATGAACTTATATCAATGGTTGATCAATCAATTTTTATACCTATGAGAGGTATGGTTCAATCCCTTAATGTTTCAGTTGCTGCTTCCATATTATTATTTGAAGCTATTCGCCAAAGAAAAAATAAAGGTATATTGCCCGCTAATGGAGAAGGTTTAAATATGGATGAATATCAAAAAACACTTTTTGAATGGTGTTACCCAGAATTAGCTGCGATGTACAAAAAATCAGCTAAAGAATATCCAAAGTTGAATAATCAAGGAGAACTTTATCCTATTAAAGATAACTAA
- a CDS encoding thiol-disulfide oxidoreductase DCC family protein, giving the protein MKNKLTFLFDGGCPLCLRETNFLKKRDTLNQIAFIDINSKDYDQSLYNDISYSEAMSNLHGIIENGEIIRGLDVLAYSYELVGLGWVYYPLKIKLLSPLLRLVYRYWAKYRLQITGRSDIEELCTSRCEQ; this is encoded by the coding sequence ATGAAAAATAAATTAACCTTTTTATTCGATGGTGGTTGTCCACTTTGTTTGAGAGAAACAAATTTTCTTAAAAAAAGAGATACCTTAAATCAAATTGCATTCATAGACATTAATAGTAAGGATTATGATCAAAGTCTTTATAATGACATCTCATATTCAGAAGCTATGTCAAACCTGCATGGGATTATTGAAAATGGTGAAATTATTAGGGGACTAGATGTACTTGCATATTCTTATGAATTAGTTGGTTTAGGTTGGGTTTATTATCCCTTGAAGATTAAGCTCTTATCTCCATTATTGAGATTGGTTTACAGATATTGGGCAAAATATAGACTTCAAATTACAGGTAGATCCGATATTGAAGAACTTTGTACCTCACGATGTGAACAATAA
- a CDS encoding TIGR03643 family protein has translation MESIDIDRIIEMCWEDRTPFEAIEYQFGLKEEDAIKIMRQNLKPKSFKVWRKRVSGRNTKHMSLKDSTRFKSTHKRKL, from the coding sequence ATGGAAAGTATCGATATAGACAGAATAATAGAAATGTGTTGGGAAGATAGAACACCCTTTGAAGCTATCGAGTATCAATTTGGTTTAAAAGAGGAAGATGCGATAAAAATTATGCGTCAAAATCTTAAACCCAAATCTTTCAAAGTCTGGAGAAAGAGAGTTTCGGGAAGAAATACAAAACATATGTCCCTTAAAGATTCAACTAGATTTAAATCTACTCATAAAAGAAAATTATAA
- a CDS encoding DUF2256 domain-containing protein codes for MKNLSTKTCPVCNRPFEWRKKWKNCWDDVIYCSKRCSNRKSQR; via the coding sequence TTGAAAAATCTTTCTACTAAAACTTGTCCTGTTTGCAATAGGCCGTTTGAGTGGCGTAAAAAATGGAAAAACTGTTGGGATGATGTTATCTACTGTTCAAAAAGATGCAGTAACAGGAAGTCGCAAAGATGA
- a CDS encoding cryptochrome/photolyase family protein translates to MKQVSIIFPNQLFRKSPILKINCEVLLLEDSLFFGNDKFHKLINHKNKLVFHRASMLAYKNYLEISGFKVLYIENKNNVSTVDYLSEFIKNKYQEINLIEPHDFLIMKRINNFVESNNLALNILPSPMFMSSEDIKELFASNAKKPLMGRFYENQRKSQKILVNPDDTPEGGKWSFDEMNRKKLPKKINIPDTPKLQKNKFVVNAERSLANFDIEFIGESNNFLYPTNFEEADEWLNDFFKHRFFLFGDYEDAISKENSFLWHSLLSPLLNSGLLTPDVVVNKALLFAKNNNVPINSLEGFIRQIIGWREFICLVYKKYGTKMRNSNFWNFEDKPIPKSFYQGNTGIEPVDVVIKNIIKFGYCHHIERLMIVGNFMLLCRIHPNQVYKWFMEMFIDSYDWVMVPNVYGMSQFSDGGIFSTKPYISSSNYVKKMSNFKNGPWCEIWDGLFWKFIKDNESFFRKQYRLAMLTRNLDKMSEGKLNNHLKTADKFLRDIQ, encoded by the coding sequence ATGAAACAAGTATCAATTATTTTCCCGAATCAACTTTTTAGAAAAAGCCCAATCTTAAAAATAAATTGTGAAGTTTTGCTTTTGGAAGACTCATTATTTTTTGGAAATGATAAATTTCATAAGTTAATTAACCATAAAAATAAGTTAGTTTTTCATAGAGCATCTATGCTCGCTTATAAAAATTATTTAGAAATATCTGGCTTTAAAGTTTTATATATCGAAAACAAGAATAATGTTTCTACAGTTGATTACTTATCGGAATTTATTAAAAATAAATATCAGGAAATAAATCTCATTGAACCTCATGATTTTTTAATAATGAAGAGGATTAATAATTTTGTTGAAAGTAATAATTTAGCTTTAAATATTTTGCCTTCTCCTATGTTTATGAGCAGTGAAGATATAAAAGAGTTATTTGCATCAAATGCAAAAAAACCTCTTATGGGGAGATTTTATGAGAATCAAAGAAAGAGCCAAAAGATATTAGTTAATCCTGATGATACACCTGAAGGTGGTAAATGGAGTTTCGATGAAATGAACAGAAAAAAATTACCAAAAAAAATAAATATACCTGATACACCTAAATTACAAAAAAATAAATTTGTAGTTAATGCAGAAAGATCATTAGCCAATTTTGATATTGAGTTTATTGGAGAAAGTAATAACTTTTTATATCCAACTAATTTTGAAGAGGCAGATGAATGGTTAAATGATTTTTTTAAACATAGATTTTTCTTATTTGGAGATTATGAGGATGCTATTTCTAAAGAAAATTCTTTTTTATGGCATAGTTTACTTTCTCCTCTTTTAAATAGCGGCTTATTAACCCCAGATGTAGTAGTAAATAAAGCATTACTTTTTGCAAAAAATAATAATGTTCCTATTAACTCTTTAGAGGGATTTATTCGTCAAATTATTGGATGGAGAGAATTTATTTGCCTAGTCTATAAAAAGTATGGAACAAAAATGCGAAATAGTAATTTTTGGAATTTTGAAGATAAGCCAATCCCAAAATCTTTTTATCAAGGAAATACAGGAATTGAACCAGTTGACGTTGTTATAAAAAATATTATTAAATTTGGTTATTGTCATCATATTGAGCGGCTAATGATTGTTGGCAACTTTATGCTTCTATGTAGAATTCACCCCAACCAAGTTTATAAATGGTTTATGGAAATGTTTATTGATTCGTATGATTGGGTTATGGTCCCAAATGTTTACGGAATGAGTCAGTTTAGTGATGGAGGTATCTTTTCAACAAAGCCATATATATCAAGCTCTAATTATGTAAAAAAAATGTCTAATTTTAAAAATGGTCCATGGTGTGAAATATGGGATGGCTTATTTTGGAAATTTATTAAAGATAATGAAAGCTTTTTTAGAAAGCAATATCGTCTGGCAATGTTAACGAGAAATCTCGATAAAATGTCAGAGGGAAAATTAAATAATCACTTAAAAACGGCCGATAAATTTTTAAGAGATATTCAATAA
- a CDS encoding 16S rRNA (cytosine(967)-C(5))-methyltransferase — translation MSIGYLQRKAAWEILLKVSSGDFSDHALEKVLKNYQFNPLDIAFITELSFGCIRYRKFLDLWTDHTSKITHKKQPPKLRWLLHIGLYQLLKMDKIPFPAAISTTVEVAKKTDLNGLAGTVNAILRNASRKLEQKIFPELSSDRKERISYLESFPLWLVKDLYKWVGNSEGENIIKAFNKKPSIDLRINQLKTNLDNFLKVLHENKIDAEIIKDLHNGITLKSNPRSIKNLPGYSDGLWTIQDRSSQWIAPLLNPKEGEKILDACAAPGSKSTHLAELTNDSADIIAVDRSAKRLKILQSNLERLNLKSVNTIQADATSLIELNPKFISYFDKILLDAPCSGIGTLSRNPDSRWSLSKEKIKSLTLLQEKLLESVFPLLKKDGTLVYSTCTICPDENNLLIERFIEKNKTLKLVSQKQILPRLDYPGDGFYSAIISYKS, via the coding sequence TTGAGCATAGGATATTTACAAAGAAAGGCAGCTTGGGAAATTTTATTAAAAGTTAGTTCTGGTGATTTTTCTGATCATGCTCTTGAAAAGGTTTTAAAAAATTATCAATTTAATCCTCTTGATATAGCTTTTATTACGGAATTATCTTTTGGTTGCATAAGGTATAGAAAATTTCTTGATCTTTGGACGGATCATACATCAAAAATTACTCATAAAAAGCAGCCTCCAAAGTTAAGATGGCTTCTCCATATAGGTTTATATCAACTATTGAAAATGGATAAAATTCCATTTCCTGCTGCTATTTCTACCACTGTAGAAGTAGCCAAAAAAACAGATTTAAATGGTTTAGCGGGAACCGTAAATGCGATATTGAGAAATGCATCAAGAAAATTAGAACAAAAAATTTTTCCGGAATTATCTTCTGATAGAAAAGAAAGAATTTCATATCTTGAATCATTTCCATTATGGCTTGTCAAGGATCTTTATAAATGGGTCGGCAATAGCGAGGGTGAAAATATCATTAAGGCATTTAATAAAAAACCATCAATTGATTTGAGAATTAACCAATTAAAAACTAATTTAGATAACTTTTTGAAAGTACTTCATGAAAATAAAATTGATGCTGAAATTATTAAAGATTTACATAATGGAATTACTTTAAAATCTAATCCAAGATCAATAAAAAATTTACCAGGATATAGTGATGGACTTTGGACAATTCAGGATAGATCGTCTCAGTGGATAGCACCTCTATTAAATCCAAAAGAAGGTGAAAAGATTTTAGATGCTTGTGCAGCTCCAGGAAGTAAGTCTACCCACTTAGCAGAATTAACAAATGATAGTGCTGATATCATTGCCGTAGATAGATCAGCAAAAAGATTGAAAATACTCCAATCAAATTTAGAAAGGTTAAATTTGAAATCTGTTAATACCATTCAGGCTGATGCTACGAGTTTGATTGAATTAAATCCTAAGTTTATATCTTATTTTGATAAGATTTTATTAGATGCTCCATGCTCAGGCATTGGAACTCTTTCCAGGAATCCAGATTCTAGATGGTCTTTAAGTAAAGAAAAAATAAAATCTTTAACTTTATTACAGGAAAAACTTTTGGAGAGTGTTTTTCCTCTTTTGAAAAAAGATGGCACTTTAGTTTATTCAACTTGTACTATTTGTCCCGATGAAAATAATCTATTAATTGAACGATTTATTGAAAAAAATAAAACTTTAAAATTGGTTAGCCAAAAGCAAATTTTACCTAGATTGGATTATCCTGGTGATGGATTTTATTCTGCAATAATTTCTTATAAATCTTAA
- a CDS encoding transglycosylase domain-containing protein, with protein MQKIKFKSFVLIIPILIFSGISFYFFSLIFSTLKFDVYKNKKSRETKYSYVITSADNKILSKLSSKFEIDNSYHKIPFFLKHSFISSEDKRFYKHNGIDVKSISRALIQNIRSGYVKEGGSTITQQVARLLFLNNDLSFQRKIKEIFISLILEFRYDKNQILKLYLNNIYLGSGAYGVNEAAQVYFGKFIEELTLSEIALITGLAPAPSIYSPYQNLELAIKNRNKVLESMYVDGYISLANKNKAIKEKIKLNYQTADNFLDDKLLINFILQETDKRVGSKNDYKFLKIKSSINKDWQIRGQKISRYAGPKELEFALLSIESNTGLIRTMITSKNPSINEYNRVISSVRPLGSTFKIIPYAAALIEGIKLSDKFEDLPICWESYCPKNFSEDYRGSISLIESFKSSSNIVPISITKKIGLINIINLANSFGLGYKQEFEEFPSLAIGSYGDNLLNITNAYSAINNNGKIQSPKIIEKIESFKKQPIWEYKSISKKILDLKINKKINKLLEKSVKEGTSKAASIKGKKIYGKTGTSDGNKDLWFIGSIDNLTTGIWIGYDDNKESELSSGNAAYLWKKFISEIYKIRIKK; from the coding sequence GTGCAAAAGATTAAATTCAAATCTTTTGTTTTAATAATTCCAATATTAATTTTTTCTGGAATATCTTTTTATTTTTTTAGTCTAATATTTAGTACGTTAAAATTTGACGTTTATAAAAATAAAAAGTCTCGGGAAACCAAATATTCTTATGTAATAACATCTGCTGATAATAAGATACTAAGCAAATTAAGCAGCAAATTTGAAATAGATAATAGTTATCATAAAATCCCATTTTTTCTTAAACATTCTTTTATATCTTCTGAGGATAAAAGATTTTATAAACATAATGGAATAGATGTAAAAAGTATTTCACGTGCCCTTATTCAAAATATTAGAAGTGGTTATGTTAAAGAGGGAGGAAGTACGATTACACAACAAGTTGCTAGATTACTTTTTCTAAATAATGATTTAAGTTTTCAAAGAAAAATAAAAGAAATATTTATATCACTCATACTTGAATTTAGATATGACAAAAATCAAATTTTAAAATTATATTTAAATAATATTTATTTAGGATCAGGAGCATACGGGGTAAACGAAGCTGCACAAGTTTATTTTGGAAAATTTATAGAAGAGTTGACATTATCAGAGATCGCATTAATTACAGGATTAGCTCCAGCCCCATCAATTTATTCACCTTATCAAAATTTAGAACTAGCTATTAAAAATAGAAATAAAGTTCTTGAATCAATGTATGTTGATGGTTATATTTCTCTTGCAAATAAGAATAAGGCTATTAAAGAAAAAATAAAATTAAATTATCAAACAGCTGATAATTTTTTAGATGATAAATTACTAATAAACTTTATTCTTCAGGAAACAGATAAAAGAGTTGGAAGTAAAAATGATTATAAGTTTTTAAAAATTAAATCTTCTATCAACAAAGATTGGCAAATCAGAGGACAAAAAATATCAAGATATGCTGGACCTAAAGAACTTGAATTTGCTCTGTTATCTATCGAATCAAACACAGGACTAATCAGAACAATGATAACCAGCAAAAATCCATCAATTAATGAATACAATAGAGTAATATCATCTGTAAGACCTTTAGGATCTACTTTTAAAATAATCCCTTATGCTGCTGCATTAATAGAAGGAATTAAATTAAGTGATAAATTTGAAGACTTACCAATATGCTGGGAAAGTTATTGCCCAAAAAATTTTTCAGAAGACTATAGAGGTTCAATATCTTTGATTGAATCATTTAAAAGTTCATCAAATATCGTTCCAATATCAATAACAAAAAAAATTGGCTTAATAAATATTATTAATTTAGCGAATTCATTTGGACTAGGTTATAAGCAAGAGTTTGAGGAATTCCCATCATTAGCTATTGGCTCCTACGGAGACAATCTTTTAAACATCACAAATGCATATTCTGCAATAAACAATAATGGGAAGATTCAAAGCCCTAAAATCATAGAAAAAATAGAATCATTTAAAAAACAACCTATTTGGGAATACAAATCTATTTCCAAGAAAATACTAGATTTAAAAATAAACAAGAAAATAAATAAACTTCTTGAAAAATCTGTAAAAGAAGGCACTTCGAAAGCAGCCTCTATAAAAGGAAAGAAAATTTATGGGAAAACAGGAACATCTGATGGAAATAAAGATCTCTGGTTTATTGGTTCCATTGATAACCTTACAACAGGGATCTGGATAGGTTACGACGATAACAAGGAATCTGAATTATCTAGTGGCAATGCAGCTTATTTATGGAAAAAGTTCATATCTGAAATTTATAAAATTCGAATTAAAAAATAA
- the chlG gene encoding chlorophyll synthase ChlG translates to MNDPKQLLGIKGASETSSIWKLRIQLMKPITWIPLIWGVICGAAASGNFEWTFSNVLASLACMLMSGPLLAGYTQTINDFFDKEIDAINEPNRPIPSGKISIKDVKIQIWVLLIAGLIVAFLLDLYAKHSFPSVLLLALGGSFVSYIYSAPPLKLKQNGWLGNYALGASYIALPWWAGQALFGKLTIVTALLTLAYSLSGLGIAVINDFKSVEGDSKLGLNSLPVVFGIKNASRISAGLIDIFQLAMVVVLVIIGQHLASVILVLLVIPQITFQDMWLLRDPLKFDVKYQASAQPFLITGMLVTALAIGHSFLVA, encoded by the coding sequence GTGAATGATCCAAAACAATTATTAGGAATTAAGGGTGCCTCTGAAACATCAAGTATATGGAAACTCCGTATACAGTTAATGAAACCCATAACGTGGATCCCTTTGATATGGGGAGTTATTTGTGGAGCAGCTGCAAGTGGGAATTTTGAATGGACATTTAGTAATGTTCTAGCTTCATTAGCATGTATGTTGATGAGTGGACCGCTTCTGGCTGGTTATACACAAACCATAAATGATTTTTTTGATAAAGAAATTGATGCAATTAATGAACCTAATAGACCAATTCCTTCTGGGAAAATTTCAATTAAAGATGTAAAAATACAAATCTGGGTATTACTTATAGCGGGCTTAATAGTTGCTTTTCTATTAGATTTATATGCTAAGCACAGCTTTCCTTCCGTCTTACTTTTGGCATTAGGAGGTTCCTTTGTTAGTTATATATATTCTGCTCCACCACTTAAATTAAAACAGAATGGTTGGCTTGGAAATTATGCATTAGGAGCATCTTATATAGCTTTACCTTGGTGGGCAGGACAAGCCTTGTTTGGTAAATTAACTATCGTGACGGCATTACTAACACTTGCTTATAGCCTTTCAGGACTTGGAATTGCTGTTATTAATGATTTCAAAAGTGTTGAAGGAGACTCAAAGCTAGGCTTAAATTCTCTACCCGTAGTATTTGGAATTAAAAATGCAAGTAGAATTAGTGCAGGACTGATTGACATTTTTCAATTAGCAATGGTTGTAGTATTAGTCATTATTGGTCAACATTTAGCCTCTGTAATTTTGGTTTTATTGGTTATTCCACAAATTACATTTCAAGATATGTGGTTACTAAGAGATCCTCTAAAGTTTGATGTCAAATATCAAGCAAGTGCCCAACCATTCCTTATAACTGGAATGTTAGTTACAGCTTTAGCGATAGGACATAGTTTTTTAGTTGCTTAA
- the petP gene encoding cytochrome b6f subunit PetP, whose amino-acid sequence MAETKLLPKIGSKIKININKVKDRLPDKLIDQISSNPKAVITGYKMTDGRSIGITAKLQNGEQNWFFPEEIEKG is encoded by the coding sequence ATGGCTGAAACAAAATTATTACCCAAAATCGGTAGTAAAATCAAAATTAACATTAACAAAGTAAAAGATAGACTACCAGATAAATTAATCGATCAAATATCCTCGAATCCTAAAGCAGTAATAACAGGCTATAAAATGACAGACGGCAGAAGTATTGGCATCACGGCGAAATTACAGAATGGTGAGCAAAATTGGTTTTTCCCAGAAGAAATTGAGAAAGGTTAA
- the hisF gene encoding imidazole glycerol phosphate synthase subunit HisF, with amino-acid sequence MVALRLIPCLDVAHGRVVKGVNFVNLRDSGDPVELACRYSDEGADELVFLDIRASVENRNTLVELVSRTAKSVKIPFTVGGGIDSVSSINDLLRAGADKVSLNSSAVRNPDLISKSSREFGNQCIVIAIDAKRKVNKTDEWEVYVKGGRENTGIDVLSWAKKVEELGAGEILLTSMDGDGTQNGYDLHLTESVANIVNIPVIASGGAGCLEDIYDVFNEGRASAALLASLLHDKKLSLREIKTFLLEKKLPIRPYE; translated from the coding sequence ATGGTAGCTCTTCGTTTAATTCCTTGTTTAGATGTCGCTCATGGCAGAGTGGTTAAAGGTGTAAATTTTGTTAACTTGAGAGACTCAGGCGATCCTGTTGAATTGGCTTGTAGATATTCTGATGAGGGCGCAGATGAATTAGTATTCTTAGATATTAGAGCTAGTGTAGAAAATAGAAATACATTAGTTGAACTAGTCTCTAGGACCGCAAAATCAGTAAAAATCCCATTTACAGTAGGTGGAGGAATAGATTCTGTTTCTTCAATAAATGATCTTTTAAGAGCTGGAGCGGACAAAGTGAGTTTGAATTCTTCTGCGGTTAGAAATCCAGATTTAATTTCTAAAAGTTCTAGAGAATTTGGTAATCAATGTATCGTGATAGCAATTGATGCTAAAAGAAAAGTTAATAAGACTGATGAATGGGAGGTATATGTAAAAGGAGGGAGAGAAAATACTGGAATAGATGTATTAAGTTGGGCAAAAAAAGTTGAGGAGTTAGGCGCAGGAGAAATTTTGCTTACTTCAATGGATGGTGATGGCACGCAGAATGGATATGATTTACATCTGACTGAATCTGTTGCCAATATTGTTAACATTCCAGTGATTGCTTCTGGAGGAGCAGGTTGTTTAGAAGATATCTACGATGTTTTCAATGAAGGCAGGGCATCTGCGGCACTTTTGGCATCATTACTTCATGATAAGAAACTTTCTTTAAGAGAAATAAAGACTTTCCTCCTCGAAAAAAAACTTCCAATTAGACCATATGAATAA